From a single Piliocolobus tephrosceles isolate RC106 chromosome 21, ASM277652v3, whole genome shotgun sequence genomic region:
- the LRRC8E gene encoding volume-regulated anion channel subunit LRRC8E isoform X2, whose amino-acid sequence MGALQEVKGLKNNLDLQQYSFINQLCYETALHWYAKYFPYLVVIHTLIFMVCTSFWFKFPGTSSKIEHFISILGKCFDSPWTTRALSEVSGENQKGPAAAGRASATTVATAGAAPGKAGEGEKEKALAEPEKVVTEPPVVTLLDKKEGEQAKALFEKVKKFRVHVEEGDILYTMYIRQTVLKVCKFLAILVYNLVYVEKISFLVACRVETSEVTGYASFCCNHTKAHLFSKLAFCYISFVCIYGLTCIYTLYWLFHRPLKEYSFRSVREETGMGDIPDVKNDFAFMLHLIDQYDSLYSKRFAVFLSEVSESRLKQLNLNHEWTPEKLRQKLQRNAAGRLELALCMLPGLPDTIFELSEVESLRLEAICDITFPPGLSQLVHLQELSLLHSPTRLPFSLQVFLRDHLKVMRVKCEELREVPLWVFGLRGLEELHLEGLFPQELARAATLESLRELKQLKVLSLRSNAGKVPASVTDVAGHLQRLSLHNDGARLVALNSLKKLAALRELELVACGLERIPHAVFSLGSLQELDLKDNHLRSIEEILSFQHCRKLVTLRLWHNQIAYVPEHVRKLRSLEQLYLSYNKLETLPSQLGLCSGLRLLDVSHNGLHSLPPEVGLLQNLQHLALSYNALEALPDELFFCRKLRTLLLSDNQLSQLSPHVGALRALSRLELKGNRLEALPEELGNCGGLKKAGLLVEDTLYQGLPAEVRDKMEEE is encoded by the coding sequence ATGGGGGCCCTGCAGGAGGTTAAAGGCCTTAAGAACAATTTGGACCTGCAGCAATACAGCTTCATTAACCAGCTGTGCTACGAGACGGCCCTGCACTGGTATGCCAAATACTTCCCCTACCTCGTGGTCATTCACACACTCATCTTCATGGTCTGCACCAGTTTCTGGTTCAAGTTCCCTGGCACCAGCTCCAAGATCGAACACTTCATCTCCATCCTGGGCAAGTGTTTTGACTCTCCATGGACCACAAGGGCCCTGTCCGAGGTCTCTGGGGAGAACCAGAAGGGCCCAGCAGCCGCCGGACGGGCCTCGGCCACCACAGTGGCCACGGCAGGGGCCGCGCCGGGGAAGGCAGGGGAGGGTGAGAAGGAGAAAGCGCTGGCGGAACCGGAGAAGGTGGTGACCGAGCCTCCAGTTGTCACCCTGCTGGACAAGAAGGAGGGTGAGCAAGCCAAAGCCCTGTTTGAGAAGGTGAAGAAGTTCCGTGTGCACGTGGAAGAGGGTGACATCCTGTACACCATGTACATCCGACAGACGGTGCTGAAAGTGTGTAAGTTCCTGGCCATCCTGGTCTACAACCTGGTCTATGTGGAGAAGATCAGTTTCCTGGTGGCCTGTAGGGTGGAGACGTCAGAGGTCACGGGCTACGCCAGCTTCTGCTGCAACCACACCAAGGCCCACCTCTTCTCCAAGCTGGCCTTCTGTTACATCTCCTTCGTGTGCATCTACGGACTCACCTGCATCTACACGCTCTACTGGCTCTTCCACCGGCCCCTCAAGGAGTACTCCTTCCGTTCCGTGCGGGAGGAGACTGGCATGGGGGACATTCCTGATGTCAAGAACGACTTCGCCTTCATGCTGCACCTCATTGATCAGTATGACTCCCTCTACTCCAAGCGCTTCGCCGTCTTCCTGTCCGAGGTCAGTGAAAGCCGTCTAAAGCAGCTCAATCTCAACCACGAGTGGACGCCCGAGAAGCTTCGACAGAAGCTGCAGCGCAACGCCGCAGGCCGGCTGGAGCTGGCCCTCTGCATGCTTCCGGGACTGCCCGACACCATCTTTGAGCTCAGTGAGGTGGAGTCACTCCGGCTGGAGGCCATCTGCGATATCACCTTCCCCCCGGGGCTGTCACAGCTGGTGCACTTACAGGAGCTCAGCTTGCTCCACTCGCCCACCAGGCTACCCTTCTCCTTGCAGGTCTTCCTGCGGGACCACCTGAAGGTGATGCGCGTCAAATGCGAGGAGCTCCGCGAGGTGCCACTTTGGGTGTTTGGGCTGCGGGGCTTGGAGGAGCTGCACCTGGAGGGGCTTTTCCCCCAGGAGCTGGCTCGGGCGGCCACCCTGGAGAGCCTCCGGGAGCTGAAGCAGCTCAAGGTATTGTCCCTCCGGAGCAATGCCGGGAAGGTGCCAGCCAGTGTGACTGACGTCGCTGGCCACCTGCAGAGGCTCAGCCTGCACAACGATGGGGCCCGACTGGTTGCCCTGAACAGCCTTAAGAAACTGGCGGCATTGCGGGAGCTGGAGCTGGTGGCCTGCGGGCTGGAGCGTATCCCCCACGCGGTGTTCAGCCTGGGCTCACTGCAGGAACTTGACCTGAAGGACAACCACCTGCGCTCCATCGAGGAAATCCTCAGCTTCCAGCACTGCCGGAAGCTGGTCACGCTCAGGCTGTGGCACAACCAGATCGCCTATGTCCCTGAGCACGTGCGGAAGCTCAGGAGCCTGGAGCAGCTCTACCTGAGCTACAACAAGCTGGAGACCCTGCCCTCCCAGCTCGGCCTGTGCTCGGGCCTCCGTCTGCTGGATGTGTCCCACAACGGGCTACACTCCCTGCCACCCGAGGTGGGCCTCCTGCAGAACCTACAGCACCTGGCCCTCTCCTACAATGCCCTGGAGGCCCTGCCGGACGAGCTCTTCTTCTGCCGCAAGCTTCGGACGTTGCTTCTGAGTGACAACCAGCTGAGCCAGCTCTCGCCCCACGTGGGTGCCCTCAGGGCCCTCAGCCGCCTGGAGCTCAAAGGAAACCGCTTAGAGGCGCTGCCTGAAGAACTTGGCAACTGTGGGGGGCTAAAGAAGGCGGGGCTCCTGGTGGAAGACACCCTTTACCAGGGTCTGCCGGCAGAGGTGCGGGACAAGATGGAGGAGGAATGA
- the LRRC8E gene encoding volume-regulated anion channel subunit LRRC8E isoform X1 encodes MIPVAEFKQFTEQQPAFKVLKPWWDVLAEYLTVAMLMIGVFGCTLQVTQDKIICLPNHEPQENLSEAPCQQLLPRRIPEQMGALQEVKGLKNNLDLQQYSFINQLCYETALHWYAKYFPYLVVIHTLIFMVCTSFWFKFPGTSSKIEHFISILGKCFDSPWTTRALSEVSGENQKGPAAAGRASATTVATAGAAPGKAGEGEKEKALAEPEKVVTEPPVVTLLDKKEGEQAKALFEKVKKFRVHVEEGDILYTMYIRQTVLKVCKFLAILVYNLVYVEKISFLVACRVETSEVTGYASFCCNHTKAHLFSKLAFCYISFVCIYGLTCIYTLYWLFHRPLKEYSFRSVREETGMGDIPDVKNDFAFMLHLIDQYDSLYSKRFAVFLSEVSESRLKQLNLNHEWTPEKLRQKLQRNAAGRLELALCMLPGLPDTIFELSEVESLRLEAICDITFPPGLSQLVHLQELSLLHSPTRLPFSLQVFLRDHLKVMRVKCEELREVPLWVFGLRGLEELHLEGLFPQELARAATLESLRELKQLKVLSLRSNAGKVPASVTDVAGHLQRLSLHNDGARLVALNSLKKLAALRELELVACGLERIPHAVFSLGSLQELDLKDNHLRSIEEILSFQHCRKLVTLRLWHNQIAYVPEHVRKLRSLEQLYLSYNKLETLPSQLGLCSGLRLLDVSHNGLHSLPPEVGLLQNLQHLALSYNALEALPDELFFCRKLRTLLLSDNQLSQLSPHVGALRALSRLELKGNRLEALPEELGNCGGLKKAGLLVEDTLYQGLPAEVRDKMEEE; translated from the exons ATGATCCCCGTggccgagttcaagcagttcacGGAACAGCAGCCTGCATTCAAGGTGCTCAAACCCTGGTGGGACGTGCTGGCCGAGTACCTCACCGTGGCCATGCTCATGATCGGGGTCTTTGGCTGCACCCTCCAG GTGACACAGGACAAGATCATCTGTCTACCCAATCATGAGCCCCAGGAGAACTTATCAGAGGCCCCCTGCCAGCAATTGCTGCCTCGGAGGATCCCTGAGCAGATGGGGGCCCTGCAGGAGGTTAAAGGCCTTAAGAACAATTTGGACCTGCAGCAATACAGCTTCATTAACCAGCTGTGCTACGAGACGGCCCTGCACTGGTATGCCAAATACTTCCCCTACCTCGTGGTCATTCACACACTCATCTTCATGGTCTGCACCAGTTTCTGGTTCAAGTTCCCTGGCACCAGCTCCAAGATCGAACACTTCATCTCCATCCTGGGCAAGTGTTTTGACTCTCCATGGACCACAAGGGCCCTGTCCGAGGTCTCTGGGGAGAACCAGAAGGGCCCAGCAGCCGCCGGACGGGCCTCGGCCACCACAGTGGCCACGGCAGGGGCCGCGCCGGGGAAGGCAGGGGAGGGTGAGAAGGAGAAAGCGCTGGCGGAACCGGAGAAGGTGGTGACCGAGCCTCCAGTTGTCACCCTGCTGGACAAGAAGGAGGGTGAGCAAGCCAAAGCCCTGTTTGAGAAGGTGAAGAAGTTCCGTGTGCACGTGGAAGAGGGTGACATCCTGTACACCATGTACATCCGACAGACGGTGCTGAAAGTGTGTAAGTTCCTGGCCATCCTGGTCTACAACCTGGTCTATGTGGAGAAGATCAGTTTCCTGGTGGCCTGTAGGGTGGAGACGTCAGAGGTCACGGGCTACGCCAGCTTCTGCTGCAACCACACCAAGGCCCACCTCTTCTCCAAGCTGGCCTTCTGTTACATCTCCTTCGTGTGCATCTACGGACTCACCTGCATCTACACGCTCTACTGGCTCTTCCACCGGCCCCTCAAGGAGTACTCCTTCCGTTCCGTGCGGGAGGAGACTGGCATGGGGGACATTCCTGATGTCAAGAACGACTTCGCCTTCATGCTGCACCTCATTGATCAGTATGACTCCCTCTACTCCAAGCGCTTCGCCGTCTTCCTGTCCGAGGTCAGTGAAAGCCGTCTAAAGCAGCTCAATCTCAACCACGAGTGGACGCCCGAGAAGCTTCGACAGAAGCTGCAGCGCAACGCCGCAGGCCGGCTGGAGCTGGCCCTCTGCATGCTTCCGGGACTGCCCGACACCATCTTTGAGCTCAGTGAGGTGGAGTCACTCCGGCTGGAGGCCATCTGCGATATCACCTTCCCCCCGGGGCTGTCACAGCTGGTGCACTTACAGGAGCTCAGCTTGCTCCACTCGCCCACCAGGCTACCCTTCTCCTTGCAGGTCTTCCTGCGGGACCACCTGAAGGTGATGCGCGTCAAATGCGAGGAGCTCCGCGAGGTGCCACTTTGGGTGTTTGGGCTGCGGGGCTTGGAGGAGCTGCACCTGGAGGGGCTTTTCCCCCAGGAGCTGGCTCGGGCGGCCACCCTGGAGAGCCTCCGGGAGCTGAAGCAGCTCAAGGTATTGTCCCTCCGGAGCAATGCCGGGAAGGTGCCAGCCAGTGTGACTGACGTCGCTGGCCACCTGCAGAGGCTCAGCCTGCACAACGATGGGGCCCGACTGGTTGCCCTGAACAGCCTTAAGAAACTGGCGGCATTGCGGGAGCTGGAGCTGGTGGCCTGCGGGCTGGAGCGTATCCCCCACGCGGTGTTCAGCCTGGGCTCACTGCAGGAACTTGACCTGAAGGACAACCACCTGCGCTCCATCGAGGAAATCCTCAGCTTCCAGCACTGCCGGAAGCTGGTCACGCTCAGGCTGTGGCACAACCAGATCGCCTATGTCCCTGAGCACGTGCGGAAGCTCAGGAGCCTGGAGCAGCTCTACCTGAGCTACAACAAGCTGGAGACCCTGCCCTCCCAGCTCGGCCTGTGCTCGGGCCTCCGTCTGCTGGATGTGTCCCACAACGGGCTACACTCCCTGCCACCCGAGGTGGGCCTCCTGCAGAACCTACAGCACCTGGCCCTCTCCTACAATGCCCTGGAGGCCCTGCCGGACGAGCTCTTCTTCTGCCGCAAGCTTCGGACGTTGCTTCTGAGTGACAACCAGCTGAGCCAGCTCTCGCCCCACGTGGGTGCCCTCAGGGCCCTCAGCCGCCTGGAGCTCAAAGGAAACCGCTTAGAGGCGCTGCCTGAAGAACTTGGCAACTGTGGGGGGCTAAAGAAGGCGGGGCTCCTGGTGGAAGACACCCTTTACCAGGGTCTGCCGGCAGAGGTGCGGGACAAGATGGAGGAGGAATGA